A genomic window from Lutra lutra chromosome 17, mLutLut1.2, whole genome shotgun sequence includes:
- the DBNDD1 gene encoding dysbindin domain-containing protein 1, which translates to MEPPEGAGPGEIIKDVEAPQAAPGTLSHGKGDSCHSPTAEEEVGIPIPAPGLLQVTERRQPLSSVSSLEVHFDLLDLTELTDMSDQELAEVFADSDDESLAGESPAGLHPLPRAGCLRSPSWTRTRAEQNREKQPLGDPEHRPAIADTFLTVERPKED; encoded by the exons AAATAATTAAGGACGTGGAGGCACCACAGGCAGCCCCGGGCACCCTGTCCCATGGGAAAGGGGACAGCTGCCACTCGCCCACAGCTGAGGAGGAGGTGGGCATCCCAATACCAGCCCCAGGGCTCCTGCAGGTCACAGAGAGGAGGC AGCCCCTGAGCAGCGTCTCCTCCCTAGAGGTGCACTTTGACCTCCTCGACCTCACCGAGTTGACTGACATGTCCGACCAGGAGCTGGCCGAGGTCTTTGCTGACTCAGACGACGAAAGCCTGGCTGGGGAGTCGCCAGCAG GCCTGCACCCGCTGCCCAGGGCCGGCTGTCTGCGCTCCCCCTCCTGGACACGAACCAGGGCCGAGCAGAACCGAGAGAAGCAGCCACTTGGTGACCCGGAGCACCGGCCAGCGATTGCAGACACATTTCTTACCGTGGAGAGGCCCAAGGAGGACTAG
- the LOC125089482 gene encoding tigger transposable element-derived protein 1-like: MPGKRPLNAAVIPHAKRERKAITLDLKLEVLRRFEVGEKLSQIAKALGLAVSTVATIRDNKEKIKANSQVATPLRASRLTRHQSAIMETMERLLHVWLEDQSQRNMPLSVTIIQEKAKSLFDDLQRERGGRSPAEKFSASKGWFVRFKERHSLPHFTVSSTAPGHKDVYPEVLRSIIEGGEYSPQQVFNVDETGLYWKRMPEGMFISVEEKAESGFKSSKDRLMLLLGGNAAGDFKLKPLLVYHLENPKALKGYSKPNLPVIWRSNKKAWATRTIFQEWFTYFFCPAIEKYCAQNHLTNKALLILDNAPCHPVNLGDLSDNVRVEYLHDRTADLVQPMGQGITSIFKAHYMRRTFEHILEATDGEDTAMIREFWRNYSIMDAVDNIAVAWEELRRATMNSVWKKIWPECVQFRSVSQTDNIAQLQENIVTLARNMAFEEVVEADVDRLLRSHEDDLSNEELMQLEQEPSGEEESEDAAPALRQLTAGELSAAFSHFEAGLQVLASNSPGDKWKLQVSRAVSEAINCYRELYREKSGAQSSSPRSFLHGATTCSSEESRQ; this comes from the coding sequence ATGCCTGGGAAAAGGCCCCTGAATGCAGCGGTCATCCCACATGCCAAAAGGGAACGGAAGGCAATTACCCTGGACCTAAAATTGGAAGTCTTAAGACGATTTGAAGTGGGTGAAAAGCTCAGCCAGATCGCAAAGGCCTTAGGCCTCGCTGTTTCTACCGTGGCTACAATCcgagataataaagaaaaaatcaaagcaaattcACAGGTAGCTACTCCCTTGAGAGCCTCCCGGTTGACTCGCCACCAAAGTGCCATCATGGAGACCATGGAGCGCCTGCTGCACGTGTGGCTTGAAGACCAGAGCCAGCGAAACATGCCCCTGAGCGTCACCATCATTCAGGAGAAGGCCAAGAGTTTGTTTGATGACCTGCAGCGTGAAAGAGGCGGAAGGTCTCCCGCAGAGAAGTTCAGTGCAAGCAAAGGGTGGTTTGTGAGATTCAAAGAGCGCCACAGTTTGCCCCACTTCACGGTGAGCAGCACAGCGCCGGGACACAAGGACGTGTATCCAGAAGTGCTGAGAAGCATCATCGAAGGAGGTGAGTACAGCCCTCAGCAAGTTTTTAATGTTGATGAGACAGGGCTTTACTGGAAGAGAATGCCTGAAGGAATGTTTATTTCTGTGGAAGAGAAAGCCGAGTCAGGCTTTAAATCTTCCAAAGACCGCCTGATGCTGCTGCTTGGTGGCAATGCAGCTGGGGACTTTAAGCTGAAGCCCTTACTGGTGTACCACTTGGAAAATCCCAAGGCTCTGAAAGGGTACTCTAAGCCCAATCTACCTGTGATCTGGCGCTCAAACAAAAAGGCATGGGCAACCAGGACCATCTTTCAGGAATGGTTCACATACTTCTTTTGCCCTGCCATAGAAAAATATTGTGCCCAAAATCATCTCACCAACAAAGCACTGCTCATCCTAGATAATGCACCGTGCCACCCGGTTAATCTGGGTGATCTGTCTGATAACGTAAGAGTCGAATATCTTCACGACAGAACTGCCGACTTAGTTCAGCCCATGGGTCAAGGCATAACCTCTATTTTCAAAGCTCATTACATGAGAAGAACTTTTGAGCACATCCTAGAGGCAACAGACGGAGAGGACACAGCCATGATCAGGGAGTTCTGGAGAAACTACAGCATCATGGATGCTGTAGACAACATTGCAGTGGCTTGGGAGGAGCTCAGACGGGCAACAATGAACAGTGTGTGGAAGAAGATTTGGCCAGAGTGTGTTCAGTTCCGGAGTGTTTCCCAAACAGATAACATTGCACAGCTTCAAGAGAACATTGTGACCCTGGCCAGGAACATGGCTTTTGAAGAGGTTGTAGAAGCCGATGTGGACCGGTTGCTGAGGTCTCACGAGGACGATCTCTCAAACGAGGAGCTGATGCAGCTGGAGCAGGAGCCCTCgggagaggaggagagtgaaGATGCCGCGCCCGCCCTGCGCCAGCTAACTGCAGGAGAGCTATCCGCAGCCTTCTCACATTTCGAAGCAGGCTTGCAAGTCCTTGCCAGTAACAGTCCTGGTGACAAGTGGAAACTGCAAGTCTCAAGAGCAGTCAGCGAGGCAATTAACTGCTACAGGGAACTGTACAGGGAGAAGAGCGGCGCTCAGAGCAGCTCTCCTAGGTCCTTTCTCCATGGTGCAACCACGTGCTCGTCAGAAGAAAGCCGGCAGTAA